One Drechmeria coniospora strain ARSEF 6962 chromosome 01, whole genome shotgun sequence genomic region harbors:
- a CDS encoding Neutral zinc metallopeptidase, with amino-acid sequence MDYSSLHAATLRDGEDEEAVTVDTRALIDKVLARYSGDWTTLRELIQNAADARATTVSVKWETIPSIQVPLPNTTNPAELLKHTISHHTLRRLVVQNDGQPFTSTDWGRLKRIAEGNPDETKIGAFGVGFYSVFADCEEPFVSSGSEAMAFYWKGNSLFTKKSRLPSDKASRNTAFVLDYRNNTTPLPNLLSVSQFLATSLTFVALQHIEFCIDDHKILSLNKKPSPSIELPLPKDLETRTKDGFMKIANVDRTSTQIDASYMNVIGWKPHLAASAAKGTDSYGSAELPSLRSFFARLTSTTSQAGARSKTPSDESNTQPKLAEDVTKLNSSTIFLRATSATITTNISASFAVELERATKKHPPKTTTLSILTAFYDETEASTSLAGDGPLAKSTDVFASVMPSKKPGGRIFIGFPTTQTTGAGMHISAQSAIPTVEREAIDLNARWVRTWNVELLRAAGIVARLAFANEMDSLSRKLRRTADPGKKISSQAIAKFLPEALHTLKTFTFGDSTPSGQIGQIIEEAFWTCFKKASIETYSSQGVLQTTQVRIESDDLTSFIDGIPVIPKELKDAPFVRKLIDFGLVSHITVTDVKRELEAKALTKVQAINFISWASKKSLSGELDPGSRAALLDVAIAALGDESDQGEIVALGSIRNFQVIAKIPAHLPIPPTTIPFAFIASLHPPELCALGWEPLDVVPWLRFLIETARSRSEEESITRSPKFAVQVLTVLSKNWDTINARDRESAATLVKSHTVMPTRMGMRKPHESFFPSVKLFDDLPVIQGCEKVKDKFLTAVGVRKTVDLDTIFTRLVNASTDSGQKKWSHVELIRYLASVSNDIPSEDMKKLRESKICPAEAGPKGMEPTKATTKLFKVSELFEPRDSLRILGLPILQWPGPPASFRFNGPEAKFLSLLGLRPSPSVPELVGMMSSKDETLRTSAMTYFIANHHTNQYASFNLGDTKSAILPLEGSGKLVAPSACFTNTRAAVLGFDILRPDLHDHANKFGVHRDPPMIECVNRLLAQPPKDSRSAATLFGYFASRIDEVRGNSLTLLRNAPIVPVTRSSLTRASEKKTGQLTYIKPPHAYLGTSLTYGEIFDFVDFGQQANAFLFHCGAKSEPTKLEVARMVCSEPARLLGILQSPEKYLDLLKSLADVSSVLHRDKDLWRSLKTSPCLLAYKEIVAPSKGELIDLDDEEAPIKQYQLAPASKVVVLDDIISYRLFKEHLICAPEEEALESFYLQLGAQKLSSLVQEEVRIGQHTPDHKNAEPLRKHVLERSKIFLYEYNNVRRDAIKHDAKWLEKNLRVAMVHSVALRRTLQNHRESHTEKRSAAGAHERGSWTLYVSGAGRPDMYQVGQAVCQMLLSRPNQQAYLFFEPFLTLDLYGLRARGYNVDRILRAKAAQARIAEEERRQALEEEQRQIQEREQTWSQQGRAANPPAAAPAAREMASTPEKTSMPGAWGSDEPANDGGNLKKYGGIFSNLTRRLGLDTKNEDGEDQKQLQQFVDQDAPSAPPAGVRQQEAGGSGKQPRKDDGRVTSPAVVQQNLLNAITATRAHGSNSVFSQPSVSKVKEQATYCDQSTATNITFMAEASNGMKVYVSKDMTTPQADFLSANIGAVNTFASLLVEVGNIYSLAPRVVHIFYDESGGTIAFNTGGSIFCNLRFFLQLHATKIATAGANSGAAKAEAASWWWVVLAHELAHNLVSLHNSDHSFYTESFIQQYLGKMIARTTQWTQNSTASEERSLPPPPPPPYTPNS; translated from the exons ATGGATTACTCGAGCCTTCATGCCGCGACACTCcgcgatggcgaggatgaggaagcCGTCACGGTCGATACGCGCGCCCTGATCGACAAGGTCCTAGCGAGGTATTCGGGGGACTGGACGACTCTGCGAGAGCTCATACAAaacgccgccgatgcccgaGCAACGACCGTCAGCGTCAAGTGGGAAACGATACCGTCGATACAAGTGCCTTTACCAAACACCACGAACCCGGCCGAGCTGCTGAAGCACACCATATCCCACCATACCCTTCGCAGGCTCGTCGTGCAAAACGATGGCCAGCCGTTTACCAGCACGGATTGGGGCCGCTTGAAACGCATCGCTGAGGGCAACCCCGACGAGACCAAGATCGGCGCCTTTGGCGTTGGCTTCTACTCCGTCTTCGCAGACTGCGAGGAGCCCTTCGTCAGCTCCGGCAGTGAAGCCATGGCCTTCTACTGGAAGGGCAACTCCCTCTTCACCAAAAAGTCCCGTCTCCCGTCGGACAAGGCAAGCCGAAACACGGCGTTTGTGCTAGACTACAGGAACAACACGACGCCTCTGCCGAACCTCCTTTCCGTCAGCCAGTTTCTCGCCACCAGTTTGACATTTGTCGCCCTGCAGCACATCGAATTTTGCATCGATGACCACAAGATACTCTCGCTGAACAAGAAACCGTCCCCCAGCATAGAGCTTCCCCTACCGAAAGATTTGGAAACGCGGACAAAGGACGGCTTCATGAAGATTGCCAATGTGGATCGCACGAGCACGCAGATCGATGCCTCCTACATGAATGTCATCGGCTGGAAGCCGCACCTAGCTgcgtcggccgccaagggGACCGATTCGTACGGCTCGGCCGAATTGCCTTCGTTGAGATCCTTTTTCGCCCGACTtacctcgacgacctcccAAGCCGGCGCCCGGTCAAAGACGCCGAGTGACGAGAGCAACACGCAACCGAAGCTGGCCGAAGATGTGACAAAGCTCAACTCATCCACGATATTCCTGCGCGCCACCTCGGCAACGATAACGACCAACATCTCGGCCtcctttgccgtcgagctcgagcgagcAACAAAGAAACACCCgcccaagacgacgacgctttCCATTCTGACGGCATTCTATGACGAGACGGAGGCATCCACCTCGTTGGCCGGTGACGGTCCGCTTGCGAAATCAACCGACGTCTTCGCATCCGTCATGCCCAGCAAGAAACCTGGCGGCCGAATTTTCATCGGCTTCCCAACCACGCAGACGACAGGGGCCGGGATGCATATATCCGCACAGTCGGCCATTCCGACCGTTGAGCGAGAAGCGATCGACTTGAATGCTCGCTGGGTCAGAACATGGAACGTCGAGCTCCTGCGAGCCGCAGGCATCGTCGCCAGACTCGCCTTTGCCAACGAGATGGACAGCTTGAGCAGAAAGCTCCGTAGGACGGCAGACCCAGGGAAGAAGATCTCGAGCCAGGCCATTGCCAAGTTCTTACCCGAGGCACTCCACACCTTGAAAACCTTCACCTTTGGCGATTCTACCCCTAGCGGACAGATCGGGCAGATAATAGAAGAGGCTTTCTGGACCTGCTTCAAGAAGGCATCCATTGAGACCTACTCGAGCCAGGGCGTGTTGCAGACGACCCAGGTTCGCATCGAGTCCGATGACTTGACCTCCTTCATCGACGGTATCCCGGTCATCCCCAAGGAGTTGAAAGACGCTCCGTTTGTGCGAAAGCTGATCGACTTTGGCCTCGTCTCTCACATTACCGTCACCGATGTCAAGAGAGAGCTCGAAGCCAAAGCTCTGACAAAGGTTCAGGCCATCAATTTCATCTCATGGGCAAGCAAGAAGAGCTTGTCGGGAGAGCTTGACCCCGGAAGCCGGGCTGCTTTACTTGATGTTGCCATTGCTGCCCTTGGTGACGAGAGCGACCAGGGCGAGATTGTGGCTCTCGGAAGCATCAGGAATTTTCAGGTCATCGCAAAAATCCCCGCCCACTTGCCCATTCCGCCCACCACCATCCCGTTCGCCTTCATAGCGAGCCTGCACCCTCCCGAGTTGTGCGCCCTAGGTTGGGAGCCTTTGGATGTCGTTCCGTGGCTGAGGTTCTTGATTGAAACGGCAAGGTCGAGATCGGAGGAAGAGAGCATCACGAGGTCGCCCAAATTTGCCGTTCAGGTCCTCACAGTCCTGTCCAAGAATTGGGATACGATCAATGCCCGCGACAGGGAGTCGGCGGCAACGCTGGTCAAGAGCCACACGGTAATGCCGACAAGAATGGGCATGAGAAAACCCCACGAGTCCTTCTTCCCCTCGGTGAAGCTCTTTGACGACCTACCCGTCATCCAGGGCTGCGAAAAGGTCAAGGACAAGTTTCTGACAGCTGTTGGCGTGCGTAAGACGGTCGACCTCGATACCATCTTCACGAGACTTGTGAATGCCTCTACCGACAGCGGCCAGAAGAAATGGAGCCACGTGGAGCTCATCAGATACCTTGCCTCGGTCTCGAACGATATACCGTCCGAGGACATGAAGAAGCTGCGAGAATCCAAGATTTGCCCGGCCGAAGCTGGCCCGAAAGGGATGGAACCAACAAAGGCCACGACGAAGCTCTTCAAGGTCTCGGAACTGTTCGAGCCCAGGGACTCGCTTCGAATCCTTGGCCTTCCCATTCTACAATGGCCTGGCCCTCCTGCCAGCTTTCGCTTCAACGGCCCAGAGGCTAAATTTCTATCCCTCTTAGGCCTTCGCCCAAGCCCCTCGGTCCCTGAACTTGTAGGCATGATGTCCTCCAAGGATGAGACTCTGCGTACATCGGCCATGACCTACTTCATCGCCAACCACCACACGAACCAGTACGCATCGTTCAACCTTGGGGACACGAAGAGTGCCATACTTCCTCTGGAGGGCAGCGGGAAACTTGTCGCGCCCTCGGCCTGTTTCACGAACACAAGGGCCGCCGTGCTTGGTTTCGATATTCTTCGCCCGGATCTGCACGATCATGCCAAC AAATTTGGTGTCCACAGAGATCCTCCGATGATCGAATGTGTGAATCGTTTGCTGGCGCAGCCTCCGAAAGATTCGCGATCGGCAGCCACGCTTTTTGGCTACTTTGCCTCCCGAATTGACGAAGTTCGTGGCAATAGCCTTACGCTTCTTCGGAATGCACCCATAGTTCCTGTCACCCGATCAAGTTTGACCCGCGCCTCGGAGAAAAAAACGGGACAGTTGACCTACATCAAGCCGCCGCATGCCTACCTTGGCACATCCCTTACCTATGGCGAAATCTTTGATTTCGTTGACTTTGGTCAGCAGGCAAACGCCTTCTTGTTCCATTGCGGAGCCAAGAGCGAGCCCACGAAGCTCGAAGTTGCGCGTATGGTGTGCAGTGAGCCGGCAAGGCTGCTCGGCATCCTGCAGAGCCCCGAAAAATATCTCGATCTACTCAAGTCACTTGCCGATGTGTCCTCCGTCCTTCATCGAGATAAAGATCTTTGGCGAAGTTTGAAGACTTCGCCTTGCCTGCTTGCGTACAAAGAAATTGTTGCCCCCAGCAAGGGCGAGCTCATTGACTTGGACGATGAAGAAGCGCCGATCAAGCAGTACCAACTCGCACCAGCCAGTAAGGTTGTCGTTTTGGATGATATCATCAGCTATCGACTTTTCAAGGAACACTTGATCTGCGCACCGGAAGAGGAAGCATTAGAATCCTTCTACCTTCAGCTCGGCGCTCAAAAGTTGAGCAGTCTTGTCCAAGAAGAGGTGCGAATTGGCCAACACACACCGGATCATAAGAACGCCGAGCCTTTGAGGAAGCACGTGCTCGAGAGATCAAAGATTTttctgtacgagtacaacaACGTCCGGCGTGACGCCATCAAGCACGACGCAAAGTGGCTGGAGAAAAACCTCCGCGTCGCCATGGTTCACTCCGTGGCACTACGTCGCACGCTCCAGAACCATCGCGAATCGCATACCGAAAAGAGATCTGCCGCAGGAGCCCACGAGAGGGGATCGTGGACATTATACGTGAGCGGAGCTGGACGGCCCGACATGTACCAGGTCGGTCAAGCAGTTTGCCAGATGCTCCTCAGTCGACCAAACCAGCAAGCATACCTGTTCTTCGAGCCTTTTCTCACATTAGACCTGTACGGTCTTCGCGCCCGAGGGTACAATGTTGATCGTATTCTACGAGCCAAAGCAGCGCAAGCGAGgatcgccgaggaggagaggcggcAAGCCCTTGAAGAGGAGCAAAGGCAGATACAGGAACGAGAGCAAACTTGGTCTCAGCAAGGAAGAGCTGCAAACCCACCCGCGGCCGCACCCGCTGCGAGAGAGATGGCAAGCACACCCGAGAAGACGAGCATGCCTGGCGCTTGGGGGTCGGATGAGCCGGcgaacgacggcggcaacttGAAGAAGTACGGGGGCATATTCTCCAACCTGACCCGTCGTCTAGGGCTTGACACGAAGAACGAGGACGGTGAAGACCAGAAGCAGCTGCAGCAGTTTGTCGATCAGGATGCTCCATCCGCACCTCCCGCTGGCGTGCGGCAGCAGGAGGCCGGCGGTAGTGGCAAGCAGCCTCGGAAGGATGACGGACGAGTGACCAGCCCTGCGGTAGTCCAGCAGAATCTACTCAACGCCATCACCGCGACTCGTGCCCATGGATCCAACAGCGTCTTCTCCCAACCCAGCGTTAGCAAAGTCAAGGAACAGGCAACGTACTGTGAccagtcgacggcgacgaacatCACCTTTATGGCCGAGGCCTCGAACGGGATGAAGGTGTATGTGTCCAAAGACATGACCACTCCGCAGGCCGATTTCTTGTCGGCGAATATTGGGGCAGTCAATACGTTTGCCTCCTTGTTGGTCGAAGTGGGTAACATCTACTCTCTGGCTCCCCGAGTTGTTCACATCTTCTACGACGAATCGGGCGGGACGATCGCCTTCAACACCGGGGGCAGCATATTCTGCAACTTGCGATTCTTCCTTCAGCTCCACGCAACGAAGATTGCCACGGCCGGCGCGAATTCTGGCGCGGCCAAAGCCGAAGCGGCGAgctggtggtgggtggtTTTGGCACACGAGTTGGCTCACAACTTGGTATCGCTGCACAATTCGGACCACAGTTTTTACAC CGAGTCGTTTATCCAGCAGTACCTCGGGAAGATGATTGCGCGAACTACACAGTGGACGCAGAACTCGACTGCTTCAGAGGAGCGCTCCTTGCCtccaccgcctcctccgccatATACACCGAATTCATAG
- a CDS encoding NADH:ubiquinone oxidoreductase kD subunit, giving the protein MVHRLAFWSCFGLAVRFWQVGIEMRPFFNRSSLWAYPVYALGGASFGYWLQGVDDRQTATLNERKAFLLEKRARKAQRDAEAAAADS; this is encoded by the exons ATGGTGCACCGTCTCGCCTTCTGGAGCTGCTTCG GCCTCGCCGTGCGCTTCTGGCAAGTCGGCATCGAAATGCGCCCTTTCTTCAACCGATCCTCACTGTGGGCGTATCCAGTGTacgcgctcggcggcgcgagcTTCGGCTACTGGCTGcaaggcgtcgacgaccggcaGACGGCGACTCTCAATGAACGCAAGGCCTTCCTACTCGAGAAGCGGGCGCGCAAGGCACAGCGGGatgcggaggcggcggcggcggactcGTGA
- a CDS encoding translation initiation factor eIF2B delta subunit, with amino-acid sequence MATETEDQPATAGDTAAGKQQQPKAQPTKAQPNDKEPASKGEAVAEEKKLSNAELKKKAKEEKAARRAAAKVTVTTPAPAASAQHGTSVDGKGGKQKTKHDGHQVGSQHRAGSKSVLPPVVKETKPRIPESFSHLSMARRITITQADKDVHPVVLALGQQMATFAMSDSITRLEATLLAFKKVIDSYTTPHGATFSRHFTSHVLNPQIEYLTACRPMCFSMGNAIRWLKLQISKIDIDLPDSDAKKLLGQSIDSFIRERITLADFVIVKTAAAMIENDEVVLTYAHHHLVERALLRAKEDGKKFKVILVDDPFERVGIDHAKRLIAADIPVVYATDSGALRANMNEATLVLAAAEAMFSNGAMYARAGSCDIAAAATDQGVRVAALCESINFTERVSIDSLTYNEIDPENCTDESFRLLFDTTRDRFITVVVTELGNTPPKSVPAILRKMEEL; translated from the exons ATGGCGACGGAGACAGAGGACCAGCCTGCAACGGCCGGCGACACGGCAGCCggcaagcagcagcagcccaaGGCCCAACCCACCAAGGCCCAGCCCAACGACAAGGAACCTGCAAGCAAGGGGGAGGCAGTagccgaggagaagaagctgTCCAACGCCGAACTCAAAAAGAAAGCAAAGGAAgaaaaggcggcgaggagagcggcggccaaggtcaCAGTGACGACGCCAGCACCCGCCGCTTCTGCCCAGCATGGAACCTCCGTTGACGGCAAAGGCGGGAAGCAAAAGACCAAGCACGATGGCCATCAGGTCGGGAGCCAACACCGAGCAGGCTCCAAGTCAGTgctgccgcccgtcgtcaaGGAGACGAAGCCCCGGATCCCCGAGTCCTTCAGCCACCTGTCCATGGCCCGGCGGATAACCATCACGCAAGCCGACAAGGATGTCCACCCGGTCGTGCTCGCTCTGGGCCAGCAAATGGCCACCTTCGCCATGAGCGATAGCATCACTCGATTGGAGGCGACCCTGCTGGCGTTCAAAAAG GTCATAGACTCGTATACCACCCCCCACGGAGCTACATTCTCTCGACACTTCACCTCGCACGTTCTCAACCCCCAAATCGAATACCTCACAGCCTGTCGCCCCATGTGCTTTTCCATGGGCAACGCCATCCGCTGGCTGAAGCTCCAGATCAGCAAGATTGACATCGACCTTCCAGACTCGGATGCCAAGAAGCTTCTGGGTCAGTCTATCGACAGCTTCATTCGGGAACGCATCACCTTGGCCGacttcgtcatcgtcaagACGGCAGCGGCCATGATCGAaaacgacgaggtcgtcctGACCTATGCGCACCACCACCTGGTCGAGCGAGCGCTGTTGCGAGCAAAGGAGGATGGGAAGAAATTCAAGGTCATCCTTGTCGACGACCCTTTCGAGCGAGTGGGAATCGATCATGCCAAGAGactcatcgccgccgacatcCCCGTCGTATATGCCACCGACAGCGGTGCGCTGCGAGCCAACATGAATGAGGCGACActtgtccttgccgccgccgaggccatgtTTAGCAACGGTGCCATGTACGCGCGCGCAGGCTCATGCGAcattgccgccgccgccacggatCAGGGCGTGCGCGTCGCCGCTCTGTGCGAGAGCATCAACTTCACCGAGCGAGTCTCCATCGACTCGCTCACCTACAACGAGATCGATCCCGAAAACTGCACCGACGAGAGCTTCCGGCTGCTTTTCGACACCACCCGGGACAGATtcatcaccgtcgtcgtcacagAGCTGGGGAACACCCCACCCAAGTCGGTGCCGGCCATTCTGCGAAAGATGGAGGAGCTGTGA